One Campylobacter sputorum subsp. sputorum DNA segment encodes these proteins:
- a CDS encoding IMPACT family protein, whose product MQSINEIFTAKQEIKKSTFISYLCPFDEFKTLHEKLKLEHPKAVHIVWAYRHYNEFFQIVENQSDDGEPKGTSGPPSLNALRGANLINCGVFVVRYFGGIKLGTGGLVRAYSTSVNLAINGANLIPFEIKDDCIFFIPFILTRKFEYFFEKENLQITNKTFNQNGCVVECKLTQNAFASLLEFSTNLENQGFNFLALPLFAKDFIRFS is encoded by the coding sequence TTGCAATCCATAAATGAAATTTTCACAGCAAAGCAGGAGATAAAAAAATCCACTTTTATCTCCTATCTATGCCCGTTTGATGAATTTAAAACACTCCATGAAAAACTAAAATTAGAACATCCAAAAGCCGTTCATATAGTTTGGGCATATAGACATTATAATGAATTTTTTCAAATCGTAGAAAATCAAAGTGATGATGGTGAGCCAAAAGGAACAAGTGGCCCACCTAGCCTAAATGCTTTGCGTGGAGCAAATTTAATAAACTGCGGTGTTTTTGTAGTAAGATATTTTGGCGGTATAAAGCTTGGAACTGGCGGTTTAGTAAGAGCATATTCAACAAGTGTAAATTTGGCTATAAATGGTGCAAATTTGATACCTTTTGAGATAAAAGATGATTGTATATTTTTCATACCATTTATTCTAACACGCAAATTTGAGTATTTTTTTGAGAAAGAAAATTTACAAATTACAAACAAAACTTTCAACCAAAACGGCTGTGTAGTGGAGTGCAAGCTCACACAAAACGCATTTGCAAGCTTGCTTGAATTTAGCACAAATTTAGAAAATCAAGGTTTTAACTTTCTAGCTCTGCCACTTTTTGCAAAAGATTTTATCCGTTTTTCCTAG
- the serC gene encoding phosphoserine transaminase translates to MRALNFNAGPSCIPLEVLEYAKNEFSDFNGCGSSIMELSHRSKTFEQVLDSAISNVKELYNISDDFAVLFLQGGGSLQFAQVPMNLYNGGVAQYVDTGTWTSKAIKEAQIQGINCEVVATSEDAKFNYIPKFSFSDNADYAYICSNNTIHGTQYQELPKTKCPLVVDSSSDLLSRDVDFSNIGLFFGGAQKNAGPSGVTLVIIRKDLADRVKSSVPTMLRYLTHIKNNSLYNTPNTFGIYMFDLVTKWIKKQGGLAKINEYNVKKASVLYEFIDANSDFYKPFARKNSRSLMNVTFNLKSEELEKRFVEMSQKENMIGLKGHRSLGGIRASIYNAVSLEDVKALVSFMDEFARKNG, encoded by the coding sequence ATGAGGGCTTTAAATTTTAATGCAGGACCAAGTTGTATTCCCTTAGAAGTTTTAGAATATGCGAAAAATGAATTTAGCGATTTTAATGGATGTGGCAGTTCTATAATGGAACTTAGCCATAGAAGCAAAACATTTGAGCAAGTTTTAGACTCAGCCATATCAAATGTAAAAGAGCTTTATAATATAAGTGATGATTTTGCTGTGTTATTTTTACAAGGTGGTGGTAGTTTGCAGTTTGCACAAGTTCCTATGAATTTATATAATGGCGGTGTTGCCCAGTATGTAGATACTGGCACTTGGACTAGTAAAGCTATAAAAGAAGCACAAATTCAAGGCATAAACTGCGAAGTTGTAGCAACTAGCGAGGATGCTAAATTTAACTATATTCCAAAATTTAGTTTTAGCGACAATGCTGATTATGCGTATATTTGCTCAAATAATACAATTCATGGAACACAATACCAAGAACTTCCAAAGACAAAGTGTCCGCTAGTTGTGGATAGTTCAAGCGATCTTTTAAGCAGGGATGTTGATTTTAGCAATATCGGGCTTTTTTTTGGAGGAGCTCAAAAAAATGCAGGACCATCTGGCGTAACTCTTGTTATAATTAGAAAAGATTTAGCAGATCGCGTAAAATCTAGTGTTCCAACTATGCTTCGCTACTTAACTCATATTAAAAATAATTCACTTTACAATACGCCAAATACATTTGGAATTTATATGTTTGATCTTGTTACAAAGTGGATTAAAAAACAGGGCGGTTTGGCAAAAATAAATGAGTATAATGTTAAAAAAGCAAGTGTATTGTATGAATTTATAGACGCAAATAGCGATTTTTACAAGCCTTTTGCAAGAAAAAATTCTAGATCTTTAATGAATGTTACATTTAATCTAAAAAGTGAAGAGTTAGAAAAAAGATTTGTAGAGATGTCTCAAAAAGAAAATATGATAGGCTTAAAAGGTCATAGGAGTTTAGGCGGCATAAGAGCGTCTATATATAATGCTGTTAGTTTAGAAGATGTAAAAGCTCTAGTTTCATTTATGGATGAGTTTGCTAGGAAAAACGGATAA
- a CDS encoding YajQ family cyclic di-GMP-binding protein, which produces MASEHSFDVSASVDMMEVKNAIEISKKEIASRYDFKGVVAEINLNEKDKTITLLTSSDNKIDALKDILISKLIKRDIPSSALKDGKKESASGSNVRLVMSINDTIDQENAKKITKVIKDSKLKVNSSIRGDEIRVVGKSIDDLQECIRLIRSLNLELPISFKNLK; this is translated from the coding sequence ATGGCAAGCGAACATAGTTTTGATGTGAGTGCTAGTGTTGATATGATGGAAGTTAAAAATGCTATAGAGATATCTAAAAAAGAGATTGCTTCTAGGTATGATTTTAAGGGAGTTGTAGCTGAGATAAATTTAAATGAAAAAGATAAAACCATAACTCTTTTAACATCAAGTGACAATAAAATAGACGCTCTTAAAGATATTTTGATATCAAAACTCATAAAAAGAGATATACCATCAAGTGCATTAAAAGATGGTAAAAAAGAGAGTGCAAGTGGTTCAAATGTTCGTTTAGTTATGTCTATAAATGATACTATAGATCAAGAAAATGCTAAAAAAATCACAAAAGTTATAAAAGATTCTAAACTTAAAGTAAATTCATCTATAAGGGGCGATGAAATACGCGTTGTTGGGAAATCTATAGATGATTTGCAAGAGTGTATAAGATTGATTCGCTCGCTAAATTTAGAACTTCCTATAAGTTTTAAAAATCTTAAATAG
- a CDS encoding saccharopine dehydrogenase family protein: protein MSNLLIIGAGGVSRVATIKAAMNKETFTKITLASRTKSKCDEIAKFIKERLGVMIDTAAIDADDTNAVVELIKKTGAEILLNVALPYQDLTLMDACIKAKIHYIDTANYEHPDEAKFEYKLQWAKDDEFKKAGIMGLLGSGFDPGVTNVFCAYASQYLFDEINYIDILDCNAGDHGYAFATNFNPEINLREVSANGRYWQKEKGWVETKPMEIMFKWDYPKVGVKDSYLLYHEELESLSKNIKGLKQIRFFMTFGQSYLTHMKCLENVGMLRIDEVEHNGMKIVPIQFLKTLLPDPASLGARTKGKTNIGCVIRGIKDGKERQVYIYNVCDHQECYAETGAQGVSYTTGVPAMIGAKMIATKKWSGKGVFNMEEFDAKPFMDELMIQGLPWEMIEMKPGERYEV, encoded by the coding sequence ATGTCAAATTTACTAATAATCGGAGCTGGTGGAGTTAGCAGAGTTGCAACCATAAAAGCTGCGATGAATAAAGAAACTTTTACTAAAATCACCCTAGCAAGTAGAACAAAAAGCAAGTGCGATGAGATAGCTAAATTTATAAAAGAGCGTTTAGGAGTTATGATAGATACAGCTGCGATTGACGCTGATGATACAAACGCTGTTGTAGAACTCATAAAAAAAACAGGTGCCGAAATTTTGCTAAATGTAGCACTTCCATATCAAGATTTAACACTAATGGATGCGTGTATAAAAGCTAAAATTCACTATATAGATACAGCAAACTACGAGCATCCTGATGAGGCTAAATTTGAGTACAAATTACAATGGGCAAAAGATGATGAGTTTAAAAAAGCTGGCATTATGGGATTACTTGGAAGCGGTTTTGATCCAGGGGTAACAAATGTTTTTTGTGCTTATGCATCACAATACCTTTTTGATGAAATCAACTACATTGATATCTTAGACTGCAACGCAGGAGACCATGGATACGCATTTGCAACAAACTTTAATCCAGAGATAAATTTACGCGAAGTTTCAGCAAATGGACGCTACTGGCAAAAAGAAAAAGGCTGGGTTGAGACAAAACCTATGGAGATAATGTTTAAATGGGATTATCCTAAAGTTGGCGTGAAAGATAGTTATTTACTTTATCACGAAGAGCTAGAAAGCCTTAGCAAAAACATAAAAGGACTTAAACAAATCCGCTTTTTTATGACATTTGGGCAAAGTTATTTAACGCATATGAAATGCCTTGAAAATGTAGGAATGCTTAGAATTGACGAAGTTGAGCACAATGGCATGAAAATAGTTCCGATTCAGTTTTTAAAGACACTTTTACCAGATCCTGCAAGCCTAGGAGCAAGAACAAAAGGTAAAACTAACATAGGCTGCGTAATTCGTGGTATAAAAGATGGCAAAGAAAGACAAGTTTATATCTATAATGTCTGCGACCACCAAGAGTGTTACGCTGAAACTGGAGCTCAAGGAGTTAGTTATACAACAGGAGTTCCTGCTATGATAGGAGCTAAAATGATAGCTACAAAAAAATGGAGCGGTAAAGGTGTGTTTAATATGGAAGAATTTGATGCAAAACCATTTATGGATGAGCTAATGATACAAGGCTTACCTTGGGAAATGATAGAGATGAAGCCTGGCGAAAGATATGAGGTTTAA
- the tupC gene encoding tungstate ABC transporter ATP-binding protein TupC has protein sequence MILKNITQIYKNQKVLNISNLNINESNITGLLGSNGSGKSTLLRILSHIENPVSGEIKSNLDKKDISILLPEPMLLKRSVKQNFIFALKAYDDIKDSYDERISMALSMVGLDSSFLNKKHYELSSGQTTRLAFAILIATRRKFMLLDEPTNSIDLMSSKLFAKSIKTLNKDYGCGFVIASHDEKWLSEICDENVFLYKGSVSKFELKNIFNCENSLINFGSNLNITLPDDFKNASKVALNPAKIIITKDNLSYEGFLHSLSVISNKRFLIKIKFGDYLLKTVVKIQDFPNLKVGDKINFYIDKSGFLALE, from the coding sequence ATGATACTAAAAAATATAACTCAAATTTATAAAAATCAAAAAGTTTTAAATATTTCAAATTTAAATATAAATGAAAGCAATATTACCGGACTTCTTGGTTCAAATGGAAGTGGCAAAAGCACACTTTTACGCATACTTTCGCACATAGAAAATCCAGTTAGTGGCGAAATAAAAAGTAACCTTGATAAAAAAGATATATCCATTCTTTTGCCAGAGCCGATGCTTTTAAAAAGAAGCGTAAAACAAAATTTCATTTTTGCACTAAAAGCTTATGATGACATCAAAGATAGCTATGATGAGAGAATTTCTATGGCTCTTAGTATGGTTGGACTTGATTCTAGCTTTTTAAACAAAAAACATTATGAGTTAAGCAGCGGACAGACAACAAGACTTGCTTTTGCGATTCTTATCGCTACAAGGCGTAAATTTATGCTTTTAGATGAACCGACAAACAGCATAGATCTTATGTCTTCTAAGCTTTTTGCAAAATCTATAAAAACATTAAATAAAGATTATGGATGTGGATTTGTAATAGCAAGTCACGATGAAAAATGGCTTAGTGAAATTTGCGATGAAAATGTGTTTTTGTATAAAGGAAGTGTTAGTAAATTTGAGCTTAAAAATATTTTTAATTGCGAAAATTCTCTTATAAATTTTGGTTCAAATTTAAATATAACTTTACCAGATGATTTTAAAAATGCATCAAAAGTCGCACTAAATCCTGCTAAAATAATCATAACTAAGGATAATTTGTCTTATGAAGGTTTTTTGCACTCGCTTTCTGTTATAAGCAATAAAAGATTTTTAATAAAGATAAAATTTGGAGATTATCTTTTAAAAACGGTTGTAAAAATACAAGACTTTCCAAATTTAAAAGTTGGTGATAAAATTAATTTTTATATAGATAAAAGTGGCTTTTTGGCACTAGAATAA
- the thiD gene encoding bifunctional hydroxymethylpyrimidine kinase/phosphomethylpyrimidine kinase: MKIALSIAGSDSGGGAGIQADLKTFEELGVFGTSVITAITAQNTLGVSHIYEVSLQSIEEQLKAVLSDLRPNAIKTGMLFDSNIINLVYENLKNQNIPLVCDCVMVAKGGAKLLKDYAISALISKLIPICELITPNIPEAEIISNFKITDEKDMIKAGLNIQKIGVKSVLMKGGHLSSNDAFDILIDEDKIYKLTSPRIDTKNTHGTGCTYSAAITASLADGLNMLKSAIRAKAFVYEAIKNDLHLGSGHGPTNHFAYVKNGQKNTEIKVENL; the protein is encoded by the coding sequence ATGAAAATAGCATTAAGTATCGCAGGATCTGATAGTGGCGGTGGTGCTGGTATTCAAGCTGATTTAAAAACTTTTGAGGAACTTGGAGTTTTTGGAACGAGTGTTATAACGGCAATTACGGCACAAAATACACTTGGAGTAAGTCATATTTATGAGGTAAGTTTGCAAAGTATAGAAGAGCAGCTAAAAGCTGTTTTATCGGATTTAAGGCCAAATGCCATAAAAACTGGAATGCTTTTTGATAGTAATATTATAAATTTAGTTTATGAGAATTTAAAAAATCAAAATATCCCGCTTGTTTGTGATTGTGTAATGGTGGCAAAAGGTGGAGCGAAGCTTTTAAAAGACTATGCTATAAGTGCTTTGATTTCTAAGCTTATACCGATTTGTGAGCTAATCACGCCAAATATCCCTGAGGCTGAAATTATTTCAAATTTTAAAATAACAGATGAAAAAGATATGATAAAAGCTGGATTAAATATCCAAAAAATTGGCGTTAAAAGTGTGTTGATGAAAGGCGGTCATTTAAGTAGCAATGATGCTTTTGATATCTTAATAGATGAAGATAAAATTTATAAATTAACATCGCCAAGAATAGATACAAAAAATACCCATGGAACTGGTTGTACTTACTCAGCTGCTATAACTGCGAGTTTGGCTGATGGTTTGAATATGCTAAAAAGTGCCATTAGAGCAAAAGCTTTTGTGTATGAAGCTATAAAAAATGATTTGCATTTAGGTAGTGGACATGGGCCCACAAATCACTTTGCTTATGTTAAAAATGGACAAAAAAACACTGAAATAAAAGTTGAAAATTTATAA
- a CDS encoding D-2-hydroxyacid dehydrogenase, whose amino-acid sequence MKIVCLDADTLGDIDLSKFNDFGEFVTYGITSDSQRLERLKDADIVLTNKVIIDKYIMDNTNLKLICVTATGTNNIDMEYAKTKGIAVKNVAGYSTNAVVQQVFASLFYLTNKMRYYDDWVKSGEWIKSPIFTNVSKNIYEINPKRFGVIGLGTIGLQVARIAKAFGCDVVYYSTSGKNNSTEFPSVSLDALLKTCDIVSIHCALNDKTKNLIDTNELEKLKDGAIIMNFGRGGIVNETALSKILDEREIYAALDVLEKEPMSADNPFIKVKNRDRFVITPHIAWATYDARVKLMDLVYKNIQDFLKA is encoded by the coding sequence ATGAAGATAGTATGTTTAGACGCTGATACTCTTGGTGATATTGACTTGAGTAAATTTAATGATTTTGGTGAATTTGTTACATATGGCATAACATCTGATAGCCAAAGGCTAGAAAGATTAAAAGATGCTGATATTGTTTTGACAAATAAAGTTATTATCGATAAATATATAATGGATAATACTAACTTAAAACTTATTTGTGTTACTGCAACCGGAACAAACAATATTGATATGGAGTATGCAAAAACTAAAGGCATAGCTGTAAAAAATGTAGCAGGATACTCTACAAATGCAGTCGTTCAGCAAGTATTTGCTTCGCTTTTTTATCTAACAAATAAAATGAGATATTATGATGATTGGGTAAAATCAGGCGAATGGATAAAAAGTCCGATTTTTACAAATGTTTCTAAAAATATTTATGAGATCAATCCAAAAAGATTTGGTGTTATAGGTCTTGGAACTATTGGTTTGCAAGTTGCTAGGATTGCAAAAGCTTTTGGTTGCGATGTTGTGTATTATTCAACTAGCGGCAAAAACAACTCTACTGAGTTTCCTAGTGTTAGTTTAGACGCACTTTTAAAAACTTGCGATATAGTTTCTATACATTGTGCATTAAATGATAAAACCAAAAATTTAATAGATACAAATGAGTTAGAAAAGTTAAAAGATGGTGCTATTATAATGAATTTTGGAAGAGGCGGTATCGTAAATGAAACAGCTTTATCTAAAATACTAGATGAAAGAGAAATTTATGCAGCACTAGATGTATTAGAAAAAGAGCCGATGAGTGCAGATAATCCATTTATAAAAGTAAAAAATAGAGATAGATTTGTGATAACTCCGCACATAGCTTGGGCTACTTATGATGCTAGAGTAAAACTTATGGATTTAGTTTATAAAAATATACAAGATTTTTTAAAGGCATAA
- a CDS encoding glutathionylspermidine synthase family protein codes for MLSLQKIKPLTKKFLEDSNFTWHTDPDNTPYISDEIVGVSQSEANAYYEAANELYDMFVAGAEYVIENNLFHELGIPFNLIDIIKDSWSNDVHWHLYGRFDFAGGLDGKPIKLLEFNADTPTSLFETTIIQWAMLKYNSMNEMEQFNDIYEAIKENFKRLITLSDDTSEFSKYYDGWKILFSSIAGSNEDEQTVKLLQNMADEAGFHTKFAYVDEVGFSDEEGIFLGDEGFEYWFKLIPWEEIAINEGELALILKNIIKNQKAIILNPAYTLLFQSKAMMKILWDLYPNHPLLLETSFEPLNKKQVAKPFLGREGANISILDENAKVIESKDGDYANQNKIYQEFYELNKDEKDQNYQAGLFFAYEGCGLGFRRGGNIIDNYSKFVGHFIKE; via the coding sequence ATGTTAAGCTTACAAAAAATAAAACCACTTACTAAAAAGTTTTTAGAAGATTCAAATTTTACTTGGCATACAGACCCAGATAACACACCATATATAAGTGATGAGATTGTTGGAGTTAGCCAGAGTGAAGCAAATGCTTACTATGAAGCTGCAAATGAGCTTTATGATATGTTTGTAGCCGGTGCAGAATATGTCATAGAAAATAATCTTTTTCATGAGTTAGGAATTCCATTTAATCTTATAGACATCATAAAAGATAGCTGGAGTAATGATGTTCATTGGCATTTATATGGTAGATTTGACTTTGCTGGGGGACTTGATGGAAAGCCAATAAAACTACTCGAATTTAACGCAGATACTCCAACTTCACTTTTTGAAACTACTATTATTCAATGGGCAATGTTAAAATATAATAGTATGAATGAAATGGAGCAGTTTAACGACATTTACGAGGCTATAAAAGAGAATTTTAAAAGATTAATAACTCTTAGTGATGATACGAGCGAATTTAGCAAATATTATGATGGATGGAAAATACTTTTTAGCTCAATTGCTGGAAGCAATGAAGATGAACAGACCGTGAAGTTGCTACAAAATATGGCCGATGAGGCTGGATTTCATACTAAATTTGCTTATGTTGATGAGGTTGGATTTAGCGATGAAGAAGGCATATTTTTAGGAGATGAGGGGTTTGAGTATTGGTTTAAATTAATTCCTTGGGAAGAAATAGCGATAAATGAAGGAGAACTTGCACTCATACTAAAAAATATTATAAAAAATCAAAAAGCTATCATTTTAAATCCTGCTTATACTTTACTTTTTCAAAGTAAGGCTATGATGAAGATTTTGTGGGATTTGTATCCTAATCATCCACTTTTACTTGAAACATCTTTTGAGCCACTAAACAAAAAACAAGTAGCAAAGCCATTTTTAGGCAGAGAGGGTGCAAATATAAGCATTTTAGATGAAAATGCTAAAGTTATAGAAAGTAAAGATGGGGATTATGCTAATCAAAACAAAATTTATCAAGAATTTTATGAGTTAAATAAAGATGAAAAAGATCAAAACTATCAAGCCGGTCTGTTTTTCGCTTATGAGGGGTGTGGGCTTGGTTTTAGAAGAGGTGGTAATATCATAGATAATTACTCAAAATTTGTAGGACATTTTATAAAGGAGTAA
- the tupB gene encoding tungstate ABC transporter permease TupB, with amino-acid sequence MGFILDGIVQAFVLLYSGNEETYSAINATLITSSISIVFSLLIGMPIGFCLGFYKFKGAKTLKLLSDTALAMPTVAIGLILYAFISSRGPFGFMGLLFTLKAVILGQIFLSLPIIISLTASVVENMDKKHLLTIKSYQLSSFKQVLTVLYELRYSLMVVVATAYGRIVAEVGVAMMVGGNIKWFTRTITTAVSLETNKGEFAMGIALSMVLIAMAFGVNLAIHAFKRFDK; translated from the coding sequence TTGGGTTTTATATTAGATGGTATCGTGCAGGCTTTTGTTTTGCTTTATAGTGGAAACGAAGAGACATATTCGGCCATAAATGCAACTCTTATAACTTCTAGTATCTCTATAGTTTTTTCATTGCTTATAGGTATGCCAATAGGCTTTTGTTTGGGATTTTACAAATTTAAAGGTGCTAAAACTTTAAAACTTCTTAGTGATACAGCTCTAGCTATGCCAACAGTTGCTATCGGGCTTATCTTATATGCTTTTATATCAAGTAGAGGTCCTTTTGGTTTTATGGGTCTTTTATTTACACTAAAAGCTGTAATTTTGGGGCAAATTTTCTTATCTTTACCAATTATCATTTCGCTAACTGCAAGTGTTGTAGAAAATATGGATAAAAAGCATCTATTAACCATAAAAAGTTATCAATTAAGTTCTTTTAAGCAAGTTTTAACCGTGCTTTACGAACTTAGATACTCTTTGATGGTTGTAGTTGCTACTGCTTATGGCAGAATAGTAGCTGAAGTTGGTGTAGCTATGATGGTTGGTGGAAACATTAAATGGTTTACAAGAACCATAACAACAGCAGTTTCACTAGAGACAAATAAAGGCGAGTTTGCTATGGGAATAGCTCTTAGTATGGTGCTTATCGCTATGGCTTTTGGTGTAAATTTAGCCATACATGCTTTTAAAAGATTTGATAAATGA
- the tupA gene encoding tungstate ABC transporter substrate-binding protein TupA has protein sequence MKSKILTFGIAMLMAGSLYAKDNNLVMATTTSTDDTGLLDALYPIYKAKTGVDLKWTAVGTGKALEMGKNCDVDVLFVHSPKLEKEFVKDGYGVDRKPVMYNDYVLIGDKSLVDKFKGKSLKEVFEIIQKDKIPFYSRGDKSGTHNKELDIWKKSISNVPEKESWYKQTGQGMLATINIAAEQKGVTLTDRGTFIKYEAQHKGNPPLVLLNEGDNNLKNFYSVINVNPEKCPKADEENAKEFANWITSDEGQKFINDFKLMDKQLFTADAKDRKE, from the coding sequence ATGAAAAGTAAAATTTTAACATTTGGTATCGCTATGCTTATGGCTGGTTCGCTCTATGCAAAAGATAATAATCTAGTTATGGCAACCACAACAAGCACAGATGACACAGGTTTGCTAGATGCTTTGTATCCTATCTATAAAGCAAAAACAGGTGTTGATTTAAAATGGACAGCAGTTGGCACAGGAAAAGCTCTTGAAATGGGTAAAAACTGCGATGTTGATGTGCTTTTTGTTCATTCGCCAAAATTAGAAAAAGAGTTTGTAAAAGATGGCTATGGTGTTGATAGAAAACCGGTTATGTATAATGATTATGTGCTAATAGGCGATAAATCTTTAGTAGATAAATTTAAAGGCAAAAGCTTAAAAGAGGTTTTTGAAATTATACAAAAAGATAAAATTCCTTTTTATAGCAGAGGCGATAAGAGCGGAACACACAATAAAGAGCTAGATATATGGAAAAAATCTATATCAAATGTCCCAGAAAAAGAGTCTTGGTATAAACAAACCGGTCAAGGTATGCTCGCAACTATAAATATAGCAGCAGAACAAAAGGGTGTAACATTAACAGATCGTGGAACTTTCATAAAATACGAAGCACAACATAAAGGAAATCCACCACTTGTACTTCTAAACGAAGGCGATAATAATCTTAAAAATTTCTACTCAGTTATAAATGTAAATCCGGAAAAATGTCCTAAAGCCGACGAGGAAAATGCAAAAGAATTTGCAAATTGGATAACAAGCGATGAGGGACAAAAATTTATAAATGACTTTAAACTTATGGATAAACAGCTATTTACAGCTGATGCAAAAGATAGAAAAGAGTAA
- a CDS encoding alanine/glycine:cation symporter family protein: protein MIEILKLVVDTINAYIWTILVYVLLGAGIYFTLKTKFVQFRHFKESMIRMKVGKRASDDAISPFQAFATGLASRVGTGNIAGVAIALVIGGPGAIFWMWITALIGMSSAFIESSLGQLYKVQNKDGSYRGGPAYYITIGLGQKWLGIVFALSLILAFGFVFNAVQSNTMVAATHKAWGWNAQYVGIGLVLIVAPIIFGGIKRVAKVAEKIVPIMAILYLLAVIYMIITNITMVPKVIYLIVSEAFNFKAAGGGAIGVFTVSMMQGIKRGLFSNEAGMGSVPNAAAASDAYHPANQGLIQMLGVFVDTIIICSCTAFIILLSGVYGTTDATGAELTQMALEAGIGSYGSSFLAIIILLFCFSSIVGNYAYAESNVQFIKNNKFIMISFRILVLAMVYFGSIQELPLVWNMADASMGIMAFTNLISILLLSPAAFLLLKDFEEQVKAGKNPEFDINKYPNLKEKIKTGIWEK, encoded by the coding sequence ATGATTGAAATTCTTAAATTGGTTGTAGATACAATAAATGCATATATATGGACTATACTTGTATATGTCTTGCTTGGAGCGGGAATTTATTTTACACTAAAAACTAAATTTGTTCAATTTCGACATTTTAAAGAAAGTATGATTAGAATGAAAGTTGGCAAAAGGGCATCAGATGATGCTATTAGCCCATTTCAAGCCTTTGCCACAGGACTAGCTAGTAGAGTTGGTACTGGAAATATAGCAGGCGTTGCCATAGCTTTAGTTATAGGCGGTCCTGGGGCTATTTTTTGGATGTGGATAACCGCATTAATCGGAATGAGTTCCGCATTTATAGAATCAAGCCTAGGTCAGCTTTACAAAGTTCAAAATAAAGATGGTAGTTACCGCGGTGGACCGGCATATTACATAACAATTGGGCTTGGACAAAAATGGCTTGGTATTGTATTTGCACTAAGTTTAATCTTGGCATTTGGCTTTGTTTTCAATGCAGTTCAATCAAATACAATGGTTGCAGCTACACATAAAGCATGGGGATGGAATGCGCAGTATGTTGGCATAGGATTAGTTTTGATAGTTGCACCTATCATATTTGGTGGAATAAAAAGAGTTGCCAAAGTTGCAGAGAAAATCGTTCCCATAATGGCTATTTTATATCTTTTAGCAGTTATTTATATGATTATAACAAATATAACTATGGTTCCAAAAGTTATCTATCTTATAGTATCAGAAGCATTTAATTTTAAAGCTGCTGGCGGAGGAGCTATTGGCGTATTTACGGTTTCTATGATGCAAGGAATTAAAAGAGGTCTTTTTTCAAATGAAGCTGGTATGGGCTCTGTTCCAAATGCCGCAGCAGCAAGCGATGCTTATCATCCTGCAAATCAAGGGTTAATACAAATGCTTGGAGTATTTGTAGATACTATAATAATTTGTTCATGCACCGCATTTATCATACTTCTAAGTGGTGTTTATGGAACAACAGACGCAACAGGAGCGGAGCTTACACAAATGGCGTTAGAAGCTGGGATAGGAAGTTATGGTTCTTCTTTTTTAGCCATTATAATACTTCTATTTTGTTTTTCATCAATTGTCGGAAATTATGCGTATGCTGAAAGCAATGTTCAATTCATAAAAAATAATAAATTTATAATGATATCATTTAGAATATTGGTTTTAGCTATGGTTTATTTTGGCTCTATACAAGAACTACCGCTAGTATGGAATATGGCTGATGCTTCTATGGGAATTATGGCATTTACGAACTTAATTAGTATTTTGCTTCTCTCTCCTGCTGCATTTTTGCTTTTAAAAGACTTTGAAGAGCAGGTAAAAGCTGGTAAGAATCCGGAATTTGATATAAATAAATATCCAAATTTAAAAGAAAAAATAAAAACTGGAATTTGGGAAAAATAA